From Enhydrobacter sp., the proteins below share one genomic window:
- a CDS encoding DUF1622 domain-containing protein produces the protein MEIVAIASGAGHVIELIGVIVLILGALLACGACVVRLSRGIAFSDAYHDLRADLGRAILLGLEFLVIADIIGTVAVEPTLHNLGVLAVIVAIRTLLSFALELEVSGRWPWQKNDHDRSAR, from the coding sequence ATGGAGATCGTTGCAATTGCATCCGGCGCCGGCCACGTGATCGAGCTGATCGGTGTGATCGTGCTGATACTGGGGGCGCTGCTGGCGTGCGGCGCCTGTGTGGTCCGGCTGTCGCGTGGCATAGCGTTCTCGGATGCCTACCACGACTTGAGGGCCGATCTCGGCCGCGCGATCCTGCTCGGCCTCGAGTTCCTAGTGATCGCCGACATCATCGGCACCGTCGCCGTCGAGCCGACATTGCACAATCTGGGCGTACTGGCGGTGATCGTGGCAATCCGTACATTGCTCAGTTTCGCGCTGGAACTCGAGGTGAGTGGACGTTGGCCGTGGCAGAAGAATGACCATGACAGGTCTGCCCGATGA
- the cax gene encoding calcium/proton exchanger, with amino-acid sequence MFIPVAVGLEHVVPTQHLAIFAAAGLAILPLAGWMGRATEHLAARMGEGVGGLLNATFGNAAELIIALAALRAGLHDVVKASIVGSIVGNILLVLGAAMLAGGLRHREQRFNADGARTQATMLTLAAIALILPAAYQEAVGAEGTPSLLWLSVGMSVVLLVVYGLFLTFSLRTHASLFSGSHAAEQEGELQSVWTVRKAGLILALSTVAIAWMSEILVAAIQPASASIGLGTAFVAVFVVAILGNAAEHATAITMAMKNRMDLSLSIAIGSSVQVALFVAPILVLVSLVLGPGPMDLAVQGGFVLIVLLSVLITAQVASDGRSDWLKGVQLLAVYLIFGLAYFFLPNPG; translated from the coding sequence GTGTTCATTCCGGTCGCCGTTGGCCTCGAGCATGTCGTGCCGACGCAACACTTGGCTATCTTTGCCGCCGCCGGTCTCGCGATCCTGCCGCTGGCCGGCTGGATGGGCCGGGCGACCGAGCACCTCGCGGCGCGCATGGGGGAGGGAGTCGGAGGGCTGCTCAACGCCACGTTCGGCAACGCCGCCGAGTTGATCATAGCGCTGGCGGCCCTTCGCGCAGGTCTCCACGATGTCGTCAAGGCGTCCATCGTCGGGTCCATCGTCGGCAACATTCTGCTGGTGCTCGGCGCGGCCATGCTGGCCGGTGGGCTGCGACACCGCGAACAGCGCTTCAATGCCGACGGCGCACGGACCCAGGCCACGATGCTGACCCTGGCCGCCATCGCCCTGATCCTGCCGGCCGCGTATCAGGAGGCCGTGGGCGCGGAAGGCACGCCGAGCCTGCTTTGGCTCAGCGTCGGCATGTCGGTCGTGCTGCTGGTAGTCTACGGCCTCTTTCTCACCTTCTCGCTGCGTACGCATGCTTCTCTCTTCTCCGGTTCCCACGCAGCCGAGCAGGAAGGCGAGCTGCAGTCCGTGTGGACGGTGCGAAAGGCCGGCCTCATCCTGGCCCTAAGCACGGTGGCAATCGCGTGGATGAGCGAAATCCTGGTGGCGGCGATCCAGCCGGCGTCTGCATCCATCGGTCTCGGTACCGCGTTCGTAGCGGTCTTCGTGGTCGCCATTCTCGGCAATGCGGCCGAGCATGCGACCGCGATCACCATGGCCATGAAAAATCGCATGGATCTGTCGCTTTCGATCGCCATCGGATCGAGCGTGCAGGTCGCGCTGTTCGTGGCGCCAATCCTGGTGCTGGTCAGCCTGGTCCTCGGACCGGGCCCGATGGATCTGGCCGTTCAGGGCGGCTTCGTGTTGATCGTGCTCCTGTCTGTCCTGATCACGGCGCAAGTCGCGAGCGATGGTCGTTCCGACTGGCTGAAGGGCGTTCAGCTCCTCGCGGTCTATCTGATCTTCGGTCTCGCCTATTTCTTTCTGCCGAATCCCGGTTAG
- the sulP gene encoding sulfate permease: protein MLRGYRIAWLPHDIAAGLVLTTMLVPVGIAYAVASGVPGIYGLYATIVPLLAYALFGPSRILVLGPDSSLAAIILAVVLPLSGGDPARAVSLAGMMAIVSGIVCILTGVARLGFITELLSKPIRYGYMNGIALTVLISQIPKLMGFSIDAEGPLRSLLEIGEAVLDGKVNAVTLLIGVGTLATLFLLKGSKRLPGVLIAVVAATLVVGALDLSGQAGVAVLGPLPQGLPAFTIPWIGRSDVAPVLLGGVAVALVSFADTSVLSRSYAARMGAYVDPNKEMVGLGAANLAAGFFQGFPISSSASRTPVAESAGSKTQLTGVVGALAVALLLVAAPDLLQHLPSTALAAVVIVAAIGLIEVADLRRIHRVQPWEFWLSIVCFAGVATLGAIPGIGLAIVLAIVEFLWDGWRPHSAILGRADGVRGYHDVARYPGARRIPGLVLFRWDAPLFFANAEFFQERVLDAVATSPTPVRRLVVAAEPVTSIDVTSADALVELEGTLRADGIELCFAELKDPVKDKLRRFGIFDLFGEQRFFPTLGAAVDHYLETHDVDWIDREDFRVASEGRGGLSG from the coding sequence ATGTTGCGAGGCTACCGGATCGCCTGGCTGCCTCATGATATTGCTGCCGGCCTGGTGCTGACGACGATGCTCGTGCCGGTCGGCATCGCCTACGCCGTGGCATCGGGCGTGCCGGGCATCTACGGGCTCTATGCGACCATCGTGCCGCTGCTGGCCTATGCCTTGTTCGGACCGAGCCGCATACTCGTGCTCGGTCCGGATTCTTCGCTGGCCGCGATCATCCTTGCCGTCGTGCTGCCGCTGTCCGGTGGCGATCCGGCGCGAGCTGTGTCGCTCGCCGGCATGATGGCCATTGTCTCGGGGATCGTGTGCATCCTGACCGGCGTGGCGCGGCTGGGTTTCATCACTGAGCTCCTGTCCAAGCCCATCAGATATGGCTACATGAACGGGATCGCGCTGACCGTGTTGATCAGCCAGATTCCCAAGCTGATGGGGTTTTCCATCGACGCCGAGGGACCGCTGCGCAGCCTGTTGGAGATCGGCGAGGCGGTGCTGGATGGCAAGGTCAACGCGGTGACGTTGCTCATAGGTGTCGGCACCCTGGCCACACTCTTTCTGCTAAAGGGGAGCAAGCGCTTGCCGGGCGTGCTGATCGCAGTAGTTGCTGCGACGCTCGTGGTCGGCGCGCTCGATTTGTCGGGACAAGCCGGTGTCGCCGTTCTCGGACCGCTGCCGCAGGGGCTTCCTGCATTCACCATTCCGTGGATCGGTCGCAGCGACGTTGCACCTGTCTTGTTGGGCGGAGTGGCGGTGGCGCTGGTGTCTTTTGCCGATACCAGCGTGCTCTCGCGCAGCTACGCCGCACGAATGGGTGCCTATGTCGATCCCAACAAGGAGATGGTCGGGTTGGGCGCGGCCAACCTCGCCGCCGGCTTCTTCCAGGGCTTTCCCATCAGCAGCAGCGCGTCGCGTACGCCAGTTGCCGAATCCGCGGGATCGAAGACCCAACTGACCGGAGTCGTCGGCGCGTTGGCTGTGGCGCTGCTCCTCGTGGCTGCGCCCGATCTTCTGCAGCATCTCCCCTCTACCGCGCTGGCAGCTGTGGTGATCGTGGCCGCGATAGGGCTGATCGAGGTGGCCGACCTCCGCCGGATCCATCGCGTCCAGCCATGGGAGTTCTGGTTGTCCATCGTCTGCTTCGCTGGCGTGGCGACCTTGGGCGCCATACCGGGTATTGGCCTTGCGATCGTGCTCGCGATCGTCGAATTCCTGTGGGATGGCTGGCGCCCTCATTCGGCGATTCTCGGCCGCGCGGACGGTGTCAGAGGGTACCACGATGTCGCGCGCTACCCGGGTGCGCGCCGCATACCGGGCCTGGTGCTGTTCCGCTGGGATGCACCGTTGTTCTTCGCCAACGCCGAGTTTTTCCAGGAGCGAGTTCTCGACGCGGTCGCCACCTCGCCTACCCCCGTGCGGCGGCTCGTCGTCGCCGCCGAACCGGTGACGAGCATCGACGTCACGTCAGCCGATGCCCTCGTCGAGCTCGAAGGGACCTTGCGCGCGGATGGGATTGAATTGTGTTTCGCCGAGCTCAAGGATCCGGTGAAGGACAAGCTCAGGCGCTTCGGCATCTTCGATCTGTTCGGCGAGCAGCGCTTCTTCCCGACGCTCGGCGCGGCGGTTGATCACTATCTCGAGACCCATGACGTCGATTGGATCGATCGGGAGGATTTTCGGGTCGCGAGCGAGGGTCGAGGAGGCCTGTCGGGATGA
- a CDS encoding GNAT family N-acetyltransferase yields MNVAAYSASERLRNGTELYIRALRPDDRGEMLDAVGRFSRETLYRRFFVPKSSFNDREIDFFLNIDFTNHVALVAVVDEGGRKIIAGGARYIVSGRGTAELAFAIDDAHQGQGIATHLIGHLIGIARAAGLEKFVAEVLPGNAPMLKVLERCGLAITTRRERGVVHLTLAL; encoded by the coding sequence TTGAACGTCGCCGCCTATAGCGCCTCAGAGCGGCTGCGCAACGGGACAGAGCTGTACATCCGGGCCTTGAGGCCCGACGATCGTGGGGAGATGCTCGATGCTGTCGGCCGCTTCAGCAGGGAAACGCTGTACCGTCGTTTCTTTGTGCCGAAGAGCAGCTTCAACGATCGTGAGATCGACTTTTTTCTGAACATCGATTTCACCAACCATGTGGCACTGGTGGCCGTGGTCGATGAGGGCGGACGAAAGATTATAGCGGGTGGCGCGAGATACATCGTCTCCGGACGTGGTACCGCCGAATTGGCGTTTGCCATTGACGATGCACATCAGGGGCAGGGCATCGCCACGCACCTGATCGGTCATCTGATCGGGATTGCCCGAGCCGCAGGTCTCGAAAAGTTCGTTGCCGAGGTCCTGCCCGGGAATGCGCCCATGCTCAAGGTACTCGAACGCTGCGGCCTTGCCATCACGACCCGCCGGGAGCGCGGGGTGGTTCACCTGACGCTCGCCCTGTGA
- a CDS encoding DUF2252 domain-containing protein, which yields MDTPAETKQDTASPGPRYRSPDERRAEGKALREKNPREDQVHWKRPRDRRDPIDILHDSNRGRLPDLIPIRFGRMAQSPFAFYRGSAGLMAADLASTPHSGIKVQACGDAHLSNFGGFATPERRVVFDINDFDETLPAPWEWDLKRLAVSVVLAGRHIRLAESDSARAVAATLRSYREHIADYAEMRALDVWYDAIDIERFVREVESENEEIRGRIEQRLKKVREKNTPEFLFPKLVEHVGSAPKIKDDPPLIFHPTPEQMPGVESNYQDAIAAYRESLGDHVRVLFDRFHFCDLALKVVGVGSVGTMCTVALFMASDSDPIFLQVKEALPSVLEPYAGASAYSNHGQRVVAGQRLMQSASDLFLGWGRGAAGRDFYVRQLRDMKMSAIIEDFSAGDLRAYGRVCGWALARAHARSGDAAMIAGYMGSSDVTDEAVGEFAVEYADQVQRDYRGFVKAVREGRVKAILEAQG from the coding sequence ATGGATACTCCGGCAGAGACCAAGCAGGACACGGCATCCCCAGGGCCGCGCTACCGCTCGCCCGACGAAAGGCGTGCCGAGGGCAAGGCGCTGCGAGAAAAGAACCCGCGCGAAGATCAGGTGCATTGGAAGCGGCCTAGGGATCGGCGCGACCCGATCGACATCCTCCACGACTCCAATCGTGGCAGGTTGCCCGATCTCATCCCTATCCGCTTCGGCCGCATGGCGCAGTCGCCTTTCGCATTTTATCGGGGCTCCGCGGGCCTGATGGCCGCCGACTTGGCATCCACGCCGCATTCAGGCATCAAGGTTCAAGCCTGCGGCGATGCGCATCTGTCGAACTTCGGCGGATTCGCCACGCCGGAGCGGCGCGTGGTCTTCGACATCAACGATTTCGACGAGACCCTGCCGGCACCCTGGGAGTGGGATCTCAAGAGGCTGGCGGTCAGCGTCGTCCTTGCAGGACGGCATATTCGGCTGGCCGAAAGCGACTCGGCTCGCGCCGTCGCCGCGACCCTGCGTTCCTACCGCGAGCACATCGCCGACTACGCCGAGATGCGTGCCTTGGACGTCTGGTACGATGCGATCGATATCGAGCGCTTCGTTCGCGAGGTCGAGTCGGAGAACGAGGAAATCCGCGGGCGCATCGAGCAGCGACTGAAGAAGGTGCGCGAGAAGAACACGCCGGAGTTCCTGTTTCCGAAGTTGGTGGAACATGTCGGGTCTGCCCCGAAGATCAAGGACGATCCGCCGCTGATCTTCCATCCTACTCCGGAGCAGATGCCGGGTGTGGAGTCGAACTACCAGGATGCGATAGCGGCCTACCGCGAGTCGCTGGGCGACCATGTACGCGTGCTGTTTGATCGCTTCCATTTCTGCGACCTGGCGCTGAAGGTGGTGGGTGTTGGGAGCGTCGGAACGATGTGCACGGTCGCGCTCTTTATGGCATCGGACAGCGACCCCATTTTTCTGCAAGTCAAGGAGGCTCTTCCGTCCGTCCTGGAGCCTTATGCCGGGGCGAGTGCCTACTCAAACCATGGTCAGCGCGTCGTCGCCGGCCAGCGGCTGATGCAATCGGCCAGTGACCTCTTTCTGGGATGGGGTCGCGGCGCCGCGGGTCGGGATTTCTACGTCCGCCAGCTGCGCGACATGAAGATGAGCGCGATCATCGAGGATTTCAGCGCCGGCGACCTCAGGGCGTACGGCCGGGTCTGCGGCTGGGCTCTAGCGCGCGCGCATGCCCGCTCTGGGGATGCCGCCATGATCGCGGGCTACATGGGTTCGAGCGACGTCACCGACGAGGCCGTAGGTGAGTTTGCCGTCGAGTACGCCGATCAGGTTCAGCGCGACTACCGAGGTTTCGTCAAGGCGGTGCGTGAGGGCCGTGTCAAGGCGATCCTCGAAGCCCAGGGATGA
- the fabI gene encoding enoyl-ACP reductase FabI: MTSEIDPKIRPVLTGAKALVVGVANDQSIAYGCARAFHAAGADLAVTWLNDKARPHVEPLARDLGASIMMRLDVSQSGQLEAVFGEIERHWGRLDILVHSIAFAPLDDLRGGLLDCSAEGFAKAMDVSCHSFIRMARLAAPLMKDGGTMFTMSYYGADRVVPNYNVMGPVKAALEASCRYLAYELGSRAIRVHAISPGPLKTRAASGLKDFELLLNEAAQKAPLGELVDIMDVGWTCAYLATPFAHRVTGGTVYVDGGANIVA; encoded by the coding sequence ATGACGAGCGAGATCGATCCGAAGATTCGTCCCGTTCTGACGGGGGCAAAGGCGCTGGTCGTCGGCGTCGCCAACGACCAGTCGATCGCCTATGGCTGCGCGCGGGCCTTTCATGCCGCCGGCGCCGACCTTGCCGTTACCTGGCTGAATGACAAGGCACGTCCGCATGTCGAGCCGCTGGCGAGAGACCTCGGCGCGTCGATCATGATGAGGCTCGATGTCAGCCAATCCGGCCAACTGGAGGCGGTGTTCGGCGAGATCGAGCGGCACTGGGGCCGCCTGGACATTCTCGTCCATTCGATCGCCTTCGCTCCGCTCGACGATCTGCGGGGCGGCCTGCTCGATTGCTCGGCCGAGGGCTTCGCCAAGGCGATGGACGTCTCGTGCCATTCCTTCATCCGCATGGCGCGACTTGCGGCTCCCTTGATGAAGGATGGCGGGACCATGTTCACCATGAGCTACTACGGTGCCGACCGCGTCGTGCCCAACTACAACGTCATGGGCCCGGTGAAGGCGGCTCTGGAAGCGTCGTGCCGCTATCTGGCCTACGAACTCGGCTCGCGGGCGATCCGGGTGCATGCCATTTCGCCGGGCCCGCTCAAGACGAGGGCGGCATCGGGTCTGAAGGATTTCGAGTTGCTGCTGAACGAGGCCGCGCAGAAGGCGCCGCTCGGCGAACTGGTCGACATCATGGATGTCGGCTGGACCTGCGCCTACCTCGCCACTCCGTTCGCGCACCGGGTCACGGGCGGTACCGTCTACGTCGACGGCGGTGCCAACATCGTTGCTTGA
- a CDS encoding DUF3141 domain-containing protein: MTSNLNFDFLQEYWTDVWQRSILTLDVLRERGNIYEGQRARTAPHVLEFEFEVVRDGRALARPVNYVLVQVKPPAGTPIDPAKPPFVVVDPRAGHGPGIGGMKQESEIGVALAAGHACYFIGFLPRPEPGQTIEDVCQAEAAFIAEVAARHPQADGKPVVVANCQAGWQIMMMAALHPDLTGPILLAGSPLSYWAGVRGRNPMRYLGGTLGGTWLTALAGDVGSGIFDGANLVGNFESLNPANTYWEKPYNLYSKVDTEAARFLDFETWWGMPVLLNAGEMQWIADNLFVGNKLSAGEIRTSTGMRLDLRNIKSPIIVLCSWGDNITPPQQALGWVTDLYDSDDDLVSTGQTIVYCLHQTIGHLGIFVSGKVAAKEHAEFASCIEMIDLMPPGLYEAVIEEVGEDTVHLDLIHGKYLFRLEARTLDDIRKLGANSEADDKRFAAVARLSEINLGMYRTLAQPTVRALANDTTADLLRQLHPNRVRFAAFSDQNPFMPPVKALAEQVRQQRRPVSPDNPLLSAERAMAGWISTCWESYRLIRDATTEAMFLGVYGSPLLQAAVGLEGEPASSGRRAARDLAREADEARLRAELESRYEVGGLPQAVLRALIHVRLPQGGVDERGFSMLQAVRAMQPINKRMTLPELKACLREQYMLLRLDEERAVCAIPRLLPESEAMRRAGLEALHRVLGARDPLDEAGARRLARIEELFATEAR, encoded by the coding sequence ATGACCAGCAACCTGAATTTCGACTTTCTCCAGGAATACTGGACTGACGTCTGGCAACGCTCGATCCTCACGCTCGACGTGTTGCGCGAACGGGGCAACATCTACGAGGGGCAGCGCGCACGGACGGCGCCGCATGTGCTTGAATTCGAGTTCGAGGTCGTGCGCGACGGACGCGCGCTCGCCCGACCGGTCAACTACGTTCTGGTGCAGGTCAAGCCGCCGGCCGGCACTCCTATCGATCCTGCCAAGCCGCCCTTCGTCGTCGTCGATCCGCGTGCGGGTCACGGCCCCGGCATCGGCGGCATGAAGCAGGAGAGCGAGATCGGCGTTGCCCTGGCGGCGGGGCATGCCTGCTATTTCATCGGCTTCCTGCCCAGGCCCGAACCGGGCCAGACGATCGAGGATGTCTGTCAGGCCGAGGCCGCGTTCATCGCGGAGGTCGCCGCGCGCCACCCGCAAGCCGACGGCAAGCCCGTGGTCGTCGCCAACTGCCAGGCGGGATGGCAGATCATGATGATGGCGGCGCTGCATCCCGACCTCACCGGGCCGATCCTGCTGGCGGGGTCTCCGCTGTCCTACTGGGCGGGCGTGCGCGGACGCAATCCCATGCGCTATCTCGGTGGGACGCTGGGCGGCACCTGGCTCACGGCGCTCGCGGGGGATGTCGGAAGCGGCATCTTCGATGGCGCCAACCTGGTCGGCAATTTCGAGTCCCTCAACCCGGCCAACACCTACTGGGAAAAGCCCTACAATCTCTACTCCAAGGTCGACACCGAGGCCGCTCGCTTCCTCGACTTCGAGACGTGGTGGGGCATGCCTGTCCTGCTCAACGCGGGCGAAATGCAGTGGATCGCCGACAACCTGTTTGTCGGCAACAAGCTCAGCGCCGGCGAGATTCGCACCTCGACCGGAATGCGGCTCGACCTGCGCAACATCAAGTCGCCGATCATCGTGCTGTGCTCGTGGGGCGACAACATCACCCCGCCGCAGCAGGCGCTGGGTTGGGTCACCGACCTGTACGACAGCGACGATGACCTCGTGTCGACGGGCCAGACGATCGTCTACTGCCTGCACCAGACGATCGGTCATCTCGGCATTTTCGTTTCGGGCAAGGTTGCGGCCAAGGAGCATGCTGAGTTCGCGTCCTGTATCGAGATGATCGACCTGATGCCGCCCGGCCTGTACGAAGCGGTGATCGAGGAGGTTGGCGAGGACACCGTCCATCTCGACCTCATCCACGGCAAGTATCTCTTCAGACTGGAAGCGCGTACCCTCGACGACATCCGCAAACTCGGCGCCAACAGCGAAGCGGACGACAAGCGCTTCGCCGCCGTCGCCCGGCTTTCGGAGATCAACCTCGGCATGTATCGCACGCTGGCGCAGCCGACGGTGCGTGCCCTGGCGAACGACACCACGGCCGACCTGCTGAGACAGCTTCACCCCAACCGGGTACGCTTCGCTGCCTTCTCCGATCAGAATCCTTTCATGCCTCCGGTGAAGGCGCTGGCCGAGCAGGTCCGCCAACAGCGACGACCGGTGTCGCCCGACAATCCCCTGCTGTCGGCCGAGCGCGCCATGGCGGGCTGGATATCGACCTGCTGGGAGAGCTATCGTCTGATACGCGACGCCACCACCGAGGCGATGTTTCTCGGTGTCTACGGCTCTCCGTTGCTGCAAGCCGCCGTGGGGCTGGAAGGCGAGCCGGCCTCGAGCGGCCGACGCGCGGCCCGCGACTTGGCGCGCGAGGCCGATGAGGCGAGGCTACGGGCCGAGCTGGAAAGTCGCTACGAAGTGGGAGGCCTGCCGCAGGCCGTGCTGCGCGCGTTGATCCACGTACGGCTGCCGCAGGGCGGCGTCGACGAACGCGGCTTCTCGATGTTGCAGGCCGTCCGTGCCATGCAGCCGATCAACAAGCGCATGACTCTGCCCGAGCTCAAGGCCTGTCTGAGAGAGCAGTACATGTTGCTTCGTCTCGACGAGGAGCGCGCCGTGTGCGCCATTCCCCGGCTGTTGCCCGAAAGCGAAGCCATGCGACGGGCCGGGCTGGAGGCGTTGCATCGCGTGCTGGGTGCGCGGGACCCACTCGACGAGGCGGGTGCCCGCAGACTTGCCCGCATCGAAGAGCTTTTTGCGACAGAGGCCCGATGA
- a CDS encoding patatin-like phospholipase family protein, whose translation MIRVAALILWFAMGLGMAGCSALERGPAVPRGDTERAQPLGIPNARFYADGDPRAMIAEASVALQRELDALPAGARRRLPPVHYLAVSGGGDNGAFAAGLLNGWSEAGTRPEFKGVTGVSTGALIAPFAFLGPAYDGALREVYTTMTADRIYRFRGLSAALFDDAMADTTPLSEVIAKHADQQLLDAIAREHLRGRLLLIGTTDLDSQRPVIWNIGNIAASGHPGALDLVRKILRASAAIPGAFQPVLIDVELDGKKYQELHVDGGAIAQMFLYPPSIELARHGIKRERHAWVVRNARLDPDYAMAERRTITIATRAISTMLAASGHNDVLRLYFISRRDGVDYNLAYIGADFTATKDAEFDQKYMQSLYDYGYRQGKSGGGWHKLPPVLERSTP comes from the coding sequence ATGATCCGTGTAGCGGCGCTGATACTGTGGTTTGCGATGGGCCTTGGCATGGCCGGGTGCTCGGCCCTCGAGCGCGGTCCGGCGGTGCCGCGTGGGGATACCGAGCGCGCCCAGCCGCTCGGTATCCCCAATGCGCGTTTCTATGCAGACGGCGATCCGCGGGCCATGATTGCCGAGGCGTCGGTGGCCCTGCAGCGCGAGCTCGATGCACTGCCGGCCGGTGCCCGTCGACGGCTGCCGCCGGTGCACTATCTCGCAGTCTCCGGCGGCGGCGACAACGGCGCTTTCGCCGCCGGTCTGCTCAACGGATGGAGCGAGGCGGGGACGCGACCGGAGTTCAAGGGCGTGACCGGTGTCAGCACCGGCGCGCTCATTGCGCCCTTCGCTTTCCTCGGGCCCGCCTACGATGGGGCGTTGCGCGAAGTCTACACGACCATGACGGCGGATCGCATTTATCGCTTCCGCGGGCTGTCGGCGGCGCTGTTCGACGATGCCATGGCCGACACCACGCCGCTGTCGGAAGTGATCGCCAAGCATGCCGACCAGCAACTTCTCGATGCCATCGCGCGCGAGCATCTGCGTGGGCGGCTGCTGCTGATCGGAACCACCGACCTCGATTCGCAACGCCCCGTGATCTGGAACATCGGGAACATCGCCGCCAGTGGCCACCCCGGCGCGCTCGACCTTGTGCGCAAGATCCTGCGCGCCTCGGCCGCCATCCCTGGCGCCTTCCAGCCGGTGCTGATCGACGTCGAACTCGACGGCAAGAAGTATCAGGAGCTGCACGTCGACGGCGGAGCCATCGCACAGATGTTCCTCTACCCGCCCTCGATCGAGCTGGCCCGACATGGCATCAAGCGTGAGCGCCACGCCTGGGTGGTCCGCAACGCCCGCCTCGATCCCGACTACGCGATGGCGGAGCGGAGAACCATCACGATCGCCACCCGTGCCATCAGCACCATGCTGGCAGCGAGCGGCCACAACGACGTGCTGCGATTGTACTTCATCAGCAGGCGCGACGGCGTCGACTACAACCTGGCCTACATAGGGGCCGATTTCACCGCCACGAAGGACGCCGAATTCGATCAGAAGTACATGCAGTCTCTCTATGACTACGGCTATCGCCAGGGAAAGTCGGGCGGCGGCTGGCACAAGCTTCCGCCGGTATTGGAGCGGTCGACCCCTTGA
- the ppk2 gene encoding polyphosphate kinase 2 yields MAKKEGKIRREDYERELRKLQEQLCAVQDWIKQSRERIIIVLEGRDAAGKGGTIKAITERVSPRVFRVVALPPPSDREKSQLYMQRYLERFPAGGEIVIFDRSWYNRAGVEYVMGFCTPEQHRRFLELCPVVERFIVDGGINLIKIWLEVGPDEQERRFRARIDDPVRQWKLSPMDTESFSRWGDYSRARDLMLEHTDTEFAPWYIVDSNNKRRARLNAISHILSRIPYKKVERSAVALPPRKKIDGDADAAALTKRRFVERRF; encoded by the coding sequence ATGGCCAAGAAGGAGGGGAAGATCCGCCGCGAGGACTACGAGCGGGAGCTGCGCAAGCTGCAGGAGCAGCTTTGCGCGGTACAGGACTGGATCAAGCAGTCGCGTGAGCGCATCATTATCGTTCTCGAAGGCCGCGATGCGGCCGGCAAGGGTGGCACCATCAAGGCCATTACGGAGCGCGTCAGTCCTCGGGTGTTCCGCGTGGTCGCGCTGCCGCCGCCGTCCGATCGGGAAAAGTCCCAACTCTACATGCAGCGCTATCTCGAACGCTTTCCGGCCGGCGGCGAGATCGTGATCTTCGACCGCAGCTGGTACAATCGAGCGGGCGTCGAATATGTCATGGGCTTCTGCACGCCCGAACAGCATCGACGCTTCCTCGAGCTCTGTCCGGTCGTCGAGAGGTTCATCGTCGACGGCGGCATCAATCTCATCAAGATCTGGCTGGAGGTCGGTCCCGACGAGCAGGAGCGGCGTTTTCGCGCGCGCATCGATGACCCGGTCCGGCAGTGGAAGCTGAGTCCGATGGACACCGAGTCTTTCAGTCGCTGGGGCGACTATTCACGCGCACGCGACTTGATGCTCGAGCATACCGACACCGAATTTGCGCCCTGGTACATCGTGGATTCGAACAACAAGCGCCGGGCGCGATTGAACGCCATATCCCATATCCTGTCGCGCATTCCCTACAAGAAGGTGGAGCGGTCGGCAGTGGCGTTGCCTCCACGCAAGAAGATCGATGGCGACGCCGATGCCGCGGCGCTGACCAAGCGCAGATTCGTCGAACGACGCTTCTGA